ATAGCAGGTGTGTGCAATTCTAGGTCCAGCCGCAGGTCTAGTATATAACGAACAGCGTCATAAATATATATTTATCAGGACTACTACCTGGCGAACagggtgtgtatgtgtatataactTCTTGTCAGTAGGGCCGGTAATTGCACATGAGAAATAAACGGCCTCTTTACGGTCTTCTGAATTAGTCCTTAGAGGCACCTCTTTTGCATATACCATGTTTAGAACCCtctgtaaggctatgttcccatgatgagcttgtgGTGTTGCAGACTTTCAGCACCATTTCTGCCCCCAGTAAGTAAAATGGGTCACTTGCATTATTTTCCAAAATACGCAGCGTAAAATAATCAACAAAAAGCTCATCAGGGGAACGTAGCTTTTGTGTCAGCAGAAAGTTGCTCTAAAGTCAGTTCTTCCTCTGCAGGGGCCCGTCTGGTCTATACCTTATGTTATTTGGCCATTATTTCACTTCATACGGTGTAATGTCATTTCTCCTTCCAATGAAAGTGGCACAATACAGTTGTGTGCCTCTGTCTTTCAGGCGTGCCCTCGAGGTGAGCAGATCGATTCTCACAGCATCTGTCGTCAGTGTGTAGGGTCTCCCGAGCTGTATGACTGGCTGTATTTAGGATTTATGGGCATGCTTCCAGTTATATTACACTGGTTCTTCATTGAGTGGTATTCTGGTAAAAAGAGGTAAGAGCAGGGTTCTCTTCCATCCACAACATGCCCGTGTcttatattatacagtatatatgagtTGTAACCTTTCACGTCTCCAGTTCCAGCGCATTTTTCCAGCACATCACGGCCTTGTTTGAATGCACTGTGGCTGCCCTGATAACGTTACTGGTCAATGACCCCATTGGATATCTACACATTCGCTCCTGTGGAGTGGAAAAACTTTCCGATTGGTATACAATGCTGTACAACCCCAGCCCGGACTACGTCaacactgtgcactgtacacacgaAGCCGTTTATCCCCTGTAAGTCTCCTCTTCATGTAATATGAATAGTCTGATATAACTAACAACCGAGTGTTGTATAAGTGGTCATCTTATAGATTGTTCATTTGTGCCACCTTTTTTTTCCTACCTACTTGTCCTAAGCCTGGAAAATATTCTAGTTCTTAAAGGGAACagggtcatcagaaaatgacctattgtttaaatccattcccccccccccccccccccccatttcacAATCTGTATGTTAAAAAAATGAGAAGTCTATTAATTTTCACAcaggagtttttttttgttttttttagacacTAACTTCCTGtagcttcaggaaatacccatgtaCATTAGCCAGTATGAACAGACCCTATTTTTTGTATTGACGCAtccaatgagcatgtgcaaagggcaGGCGGGGGGTGGTGACATCATTTATTGAgattggtggatcttgtgttatgacCTGTGTATAGAGGAGTTACTTGCCATTGTaagcctgcctctgatgataatgagacttttGAAgtcttctataaaaaaaaaatctgaaatatcCCTAGTGGCTACTGTGATAGTtgcaggatttaaaaaaaaaaaaaaaaaaaatacagcaacaCTAAACTTGATGACACGTTCTGTATAATTGAAGCTAGTACATAGCCGTATACAGTACGTGAAAGCCTGAATCACAATGACATTCCCTCCTCATTTAGTGTCTGGGTGCCAATGCATGATGATGACCACATCTAGGATGTCTGAGGCAGTCATCTTCACATAGTAATTTTGTGTGAATAGTGTAAAGGTTATTTTTTTTTAGTAACGATTGTATTGTGATCATCCACAGGTACACCATCGTCTTCATTTACTATGCATTCAGCTTGGTGTTGATGATGCTGCTCAGACCTCTTTTAATAAAGAAGATCGCCTGTGGGTTAGGGAAGTCGGACCGTTTTAAAAGTATCTATGCAGCTCTGTATTTTTTCCCAATTTTAACTGTGATACAGGCTGTAGGAGGCGGATTACTGTGTAAGTCGCATTTATGTACATTATGGGATAATGTTATATGTATTTTAATGTACGGTATATTTGTACTAAACTATGGAACGCAAATGCACAAAATGGATACTAGTTAAACGGTGAAGGGATCACACGTCTGAAAAGGCTTGAAGGAATATAGTGAGTTATCACAGGATAGATGGTAACTTGCTGATCGCTGGAGGTCCCAGCCGTCTCCAACAGTCCCATAGACAGCATTTGGAGCAGTGGCTCAGATGCTCGACCGAAGCTTCATTCAGAAGGATTGGACGAGGTCCCAGTGATCAGCAGGTTATTTGGAGTTCTTTTAATGTAGGATCAGCATCCCcttgtcacgcacagtgtgggaaagactaagtgcagCACAAAGGGATGAGGGGTAGGGAGCCCAGCACTAGGGAATAGGGGAGTGGAGACCCCCAGCCAGATCTAAagccaccctgtctgccctaaacgtccctatataggttatGTACATATtgctgagcaggaacctaatccctgcctgtccctggcaataagccctgcttagggaaggacgaggtagtagtcaatccccactacaactaaagacagaaggGATCGACAAACGAGGAGAACACTTATCTTGAGTTGACTCAGAGAGAAAACACAGATGTTCTCTAACAGCACCAAAGAGAAaggtagccgactgctatagctccaagcctcaacagggggaaatggaaatatGACTGGCAATTCCCAGAAGTAGCcaggaagtctataaacacccaggtccagatgTGTCAATTAGAGTCGGGGGTGGAATAGTGTTGAGGATGGCTATGCCTTCCAGAGTTCAGCCCCTCCTTCAGTGCACTTACAGCCTCATTTACATAAAGATTCAAAGTTGATTTTGTTTGTGATGGTATGTTTAAAGTATGAGGTGCCTTTTCCAAAGAAGGGAAGTCTGGCTTTTGGCGGGGTACGTCATGGCACGGGATGACACGATAAGCTGTGACCCCTTAAAATTGCCCTTTTCTACAGGGAGCTATTACTAGGAGACATCTAGTGTGATGATCTGTATTGTCAGCGAGGTGACCGTATTGACATATTATTACTCTGCAGTGCTTCTTGTGGCAGAGGACTGTACAATACGTCCTTTGTGTACGGTGGGAATGAGTCACATAATTTGGCATTGTTCACGTAGTCTCGCTTCAGACACTTATGCTCCTGTTTCTTGCGTATAAGGGAATATTCTCCATCATTTATCATCTATTGCGTTCTTTCTCTTCCAGATTACGCCTTCCCCTACATCATTTTGGCGTTGTCGCTAATAACGctggctgtgtatatgtctgcatcaGAGATAGAGGTAAGGATGGACTCGCGGACTGGGCTGTGATTACACTGCACATAATAGCAGCACTTTCTTTTATTATCTTTGTCCGTCTTGAAGTTTAGCAATTACCTTTCTCTCATTCACAAAGATCTTCTCTTTGGTCACCACTTCAAATTGGATCTTGGTATATTTGTATAAAGTCTTTATGACCATCTCTGAGATAAGTGCTTTCCtctagtcttaaggccccttcacattaagcgacgctgcagcgataccgacaatgagccggatcgctgcagcgtcgctggagagctgtcacacagacagctctccagcgaccaacgatcccgaagtccccgggtaaccagggtaaacatcgggttactaagcgcagggccgcgcttagtaacccgatgtttaccctggttaccagcgtaaaagtaaaaaaaacaaacactacatacttacctaccgctgtctgtccccggcgctctgcttctctgcactcctcctgtactggctgtgagcacagcggccagaaagcagagcggtgacgtcaccgctctgctttccggctgaccgacgctcacagccagtgcaggaggagtgcagagaagcagagcgccggggacagacagcggtaggtaagtatgtagtgtttgttttttttacttttacgctggtaaccagggtaaacatcgggttactaagcgcggccctgcgcttagttacccgatgtttaccctggttaccagtgaagacatcgctggatcggtgtcacacacgccgatccagcgatgtccacgggagatccagcgacaaaataaagttctggactttgttcagcgaccaacgatctcccagcaggggcctgatcgttggtcgctgtcacacataacgatttccttaacgatatcgttgctacgtcacaaaaagcaacgatatcgttaacgatatcgttatgtgtgaaggtacctttacatttatAGCCAAAGAATTAAAGGCCTCCCATACACATTTCATGTAAGCCAGCCCGAACCTACTGATGTGTATAGGAGCTGCCTGACAGATGATCTCAGGGAAGCAAAAGATCACACACGATCCTATTGTCATGGAGGATAAACTATAGCCAGATACGTCAACCTTCTCCCCACTACCTACTGAAATCATATGAGCATTCATGTGTGTGAAGGATCATAATACCAGGGGATAATTTACTAAATTCTGGGACCCACAGGATCCAAAGAACATGGCTCCATCTCAAGTGGAGGCTGAGCAAGCTTGTCCTCGACCCCATTTATTATCTATAGGGCTTGCAAAACAAGTCCAGTACAGCACTCCACTATTTCCGGAAGTCTCATAAACAGTGAAACAGAGGTTGAGCATGCATATCCTTGGCACTATTTATTGTCTATAGGACTGCCAGAGTAAGCCAAGTACAGCGCTCTGCTAATTCTGGTAGTcccacaatgaatggagcagaagtgCATATGGTCAACATCCACTTTTCTGTAGGGTTGCTGAAATAAGCCAAGTGCAGTGCTCTGCTATTTCCAACATTCCCATAATCAAGTAATGGAGCAGAGGTGGCATATGCACATTGCCTTTCTGATTTAAGTCTATGGGACTGACACTGATGGAGATATCTGAACTTGTAATCCCCCATCAGTCTCATACACTTTGAATGGAGCTGCAGTGTATGCGTGACTGCTGCATTCCAACAGAAGGATCGAGGACCACCATGTTTGTGGGCCCCTAAACATTCAGCCATCCTTTACCTATCCGGTGGTTaggtgataattagtgatgagcgagtgtactcgttgcttgggttttcccgagtatttgtaagtgctcagagatttagggtatgtgcacacgctgcggaatggtgtgcggatttttccgcactgatcttGGTAAATCCGCAGATAAACTGCActtcggttttacacctgtggattcctattgaggagcaggtgtaaaccgctgcggaatccgcacaaagaattgacatgctgcggaatataaaccgctgcatttccgcatgttttttttacgcagtatgtgcactgcagattttgttttccataggtttacatggtactgtaaactcatggaaaactgctgcagatgcgcagcgtcaaatccgctgtggatccgcagcaaaatccgcaacgtgttcaattccttaaaggtaccgttacacttaacgatttaccaacgatcacgaccagcgatacgacatggccatgatcgttggtaagtcgtagtgtggtcgctagagagctgtcacacagacagctctccagcgaccaacgatgccgaagtccccgggtaaccagggtaaacatcgggttactaagtgcagggccgcgcttagtaacctgatgtttaccctggttaccattgtaaaagtaaaaaaaaaaaacactacatacttacattcctgtcacgttccccagcgtcagcttccctgcactgtgtaagcgctggccggaaagcagagcgctgacgtcaccgctgtgctctgctttacggccggccggcgctgacactgggggacgcagggaagctgatgctgaaggacgtgacaggaatgtaagtatgtagtgtttttttttttttttacttttacaatggtaaccagggtaaacatcgggttactaagcgcggctctgcacttagtaacccgatgtttaccctggttaccagtgaagacattgctgaatcggcgtcacacacgccgatttagcgatatcagtgggtgatccagcgacgaaataaagtcctgatcattccccagccaccaacgatctcccagcaggggcctgatcattgttcgctgtcacgcataacgatttcgttaacgatatcgttgctacgtcacaaaaagcaacgatatcgttaacgatatcgttatgtgtgacggtaccttaagttttcgttgcctcagctgcatgatttacagctgatagacagcttgattacatgtggggattccctagcaaccaggcaacccccacatgtactcaggctggctagcagccataaatcacgcagctgcatcaacaaaaactaaatgtccgagcagtcacaaatactcggagaccccccgagcatgctcgtgaaaacccgagcaacgagtacactcgctcatcactagtgataatgtACGATAAAATGATAAATCCCTTTAGCCTTAAGTGCTTGAACTACAAGTAGCGAACATATGAACAAATCAAACTATAATATATAAAGAAAATAATGGAGGTAGCACACTGAAAAAAGGCTCATTTTTTAATAGTGGCGACGTTTTGATTCATGATGTGAATTTTTGAAAGGGCTTGAGAAAGGATCATGAGCTAAAACGTCAGCACTAATCACTAATGAATGTCAGCCTTTTTTTTTACAATCCATTTGCTGCCTTCATTATTTTCTTTATATTTGGAGGATTGTTCTTCATCTGGGAGTCTCGGCACCCCAAATTCTTTGctaatgctgttttttttaatgttctgATATTTTTCTTTGTAGACTTTTAAGGATCTCCTGGTGAGGAAGAAAAGGCTGGTCGTCCTCTTCAGTCACTGGCTAATTCACGCCTATGGGATTATCTCCATTTCCAGAATGGATAAACTAGAACGGGACTTGCCTCTTCTGGCTTTGGTCCCGGGGCCTACTCTCTTCTACCTGATCACTGCCAAATTTACAGACCCTTCCCGGATACGTCTGGAAGAGGGTAGTGGACATTAACCTGGGGCGGAAATCCCAGGAAAATGAACTGAAATCTGAAAGCCATGCACTTAAAGGTAGATGACTGAGACGTATCAGCATTCCTGGACAAAGGCAATACAATGGAGAGAGCCATGTTGTCTGCTACTATTTATGATTTCACAAGGAGCCAATGAcactaaaatggaaaaaaaaacttgTTGCCTTCAAAGGATGGAGCATTTAGTTTGTGAATAAGCGTTTTAATTTATGCATTTGGTCACTATTCTGTCAAATGTAATGAAGGGCCACATTTTCATTAGTATGACTGGCTGATTCCAACACATGCAAGTAACCAGCTCATGGTATTAAAGCCTTTCCCTTCATTTTCCTATAGCAAAACTTTCTATCCTCAAACAAAGCGTAATAATCGTAATTAAGCTAAGGCGCCTAAAGTATTAAGAGGGATGGAGGTACGGCCTGGTAGAGCATGCTGACACTTCACAGTAAGCTACAGGACAACATGATTTAGTCAAATGTAGATGTCTAATTCTGCAGAGTGCAAAAATAGGAGCAAAGTATTTAAAGTAACCTCATAAAATGCACGGCCTTCTTCAGGAACTGTGGGCAGAGGCCGATTCTTCATATTGTGTCTTCTGAACCTTTGTAAATTTCTGATATTTATTTTTGACTTTGTTTGTTTTGTGAACTACCTACGAAGGTAAGTGAATGAGATTTTATTTGTTTCTTTTATACATTTGGTTTCTGTAATATACAGTTTTGTTGGATGTGCccgtagaaaaaaaaatacaaaaataaaacattCAAGGAGAGGGTGTAGTTTTTCCCAGTGAGTTGGAAGTCATGGTTGCCTTTCTTCCTGAAAACAATAAAATATATCAGCAACCAATACATTTGTATGACTTGTGTGTTTCTAATAAAATATATTATAGATTCTACAAAGTTGCAGACCTGCATTGCTTTCTAATAGAGAAGAAAGTCCAGTGAATTTCTCATGCAGTATATTATTCAGGTTTCCAACCTTCTCCTCCCTgttgcaaattttttttaaaagttcaGCGATGGCGTCCAGGATCTCTTGGTCTCTCTCTGAAAAGTCCTGCAATGACAGCGTTACCTGCATATGTTAACAATTGTGTGAGCTGTTTAGGCAGAAGAAAACAGGATTTCAAAAAGGGTTGTCTAGTGCTCGTCACTTCCGTAGAAGGGTTGAGCAGTGCCGatgacccccccacacacacacacacacacttgccgAAACAAGACACATGCACAATAACTGCTGATTGTACGCATGTCTTTGCAAGTGTATAGCGAGATAACACCACTCGCCTCCAATAGACAACCCCATTAACAGTTTTTTACTTTAGAATTGTATGTATCGGTGCTCATCATTTTACTCTATTATTCTACCATCTGTGACAGTGTCACTGGCAtaatatgaggggagatatgtgtcgctGCGCATAATGGCATCTGATGTGAAACCAgaatattttcctccagcacactacgtgttgggaGGGTTAAATTGAACAGACATGGGCTGGTTTAAGGTGGACATCTATATAGTGGCTGGGAAGATGTCCGCCATATCTACACCAGcatgtgtgctgacaggacctgtgttatgtcagtcatgtgatcagtcacatggtcttGGTTGTGAAAAGCTGGACTTGGGACACAGTCTGGTGTGTGTGTCTTGGGAGAGGAGAAACTCCAAGGAGGAGCTGGGGACTTTGTGTTACCTGCAGGTAAATCCTGCAGAAGAGGACTCTTTTAGGACTTTCTTTGTTTTGCCATTAGGCCAGAAAGGCCACATTTACTTTATTCAAACCTGCTATGGTTTATGTTGTGGCTTTATAAACCAGTAGGTGCTTTACCTCAAGAGGTGTTCCTGAGTTTACCTTTGCAAGCAGCCGTGTGAGTCAACCCCTCCCGTGGTGTTTTGAATGTGGGCAGCATTCCAGGAAAATGCATATAGGCTGTGGACAACTGGATGTCCTGGGTAAAATCCAGCACCAGACGTCCGACAGCATGGAGGAGCTTGTGAAGCATCTGGTCAAGGTCCAACTGCAACACCAGCTTGCCAGtcaacagcagcatatagagcagaGGTCctaaacgtttctgaccttgagagccacatttagctctgacagagggtcgcgagccacatccagccttgagagagggttgcAAGCCACATTCAACTCCCGCCccatcacaatagtggcaaccaaagcccccattatagTCATAAAGGTAACTAAAGCTTTTCCAtaaaaatcaccccaaagcagtatacaaagatccaggggaTCCCACAATATCCCCCATTCAgtgttctcctataaagcactcccaagacactgttacatccagcttcaaacatctcctctgacaggtggtgtcatcttgtctccagagtaccatacttaaatcatctcaaaatccCTAAGACCAGTACATgttcatccagatctgctcttctgtgcagggctgctcacaaaattcaccattttcagatgtgcttttcatacctgtttgctagaactggaacCAAtgtaccaagctgacagacagccgtgagccacaattcatgggaccgcgagccacatgtggctcccgagctacaggttggggatccctgATATAGAGCAACAGGAGACAAATACTGTTGGTGCAGCAGTTTCATCAGCAGCAGGAGGTGCTAACACAGCAAATAGAGCTCCTTGCAGAGGCGGTTCATGGGAGGCAGCCGGTCTCCAAGTGATGACTCGTACGTTCGGAAAACGGTAAGATGAGCAATGCAAAAAAATGACATCGGGGGATGATGTGGAAGCCTTTCTGACTATTTTCGAGAGGGTGGTTGAACGGGAGAAACTTCCGCCAGAGGAGTAGGCGGAGGTGCTGGCGCCATATTTGCCAGGAGAACCTCAAAATGAGTATTATGACTTAGCCCTCCAGGATGCCATAGAATACGCCCAATTAAAAACTGAAATCTTGGCACACGTGAGAGTAACGATGTCCATTAGAGCTCAGCGAGTCCACCACTGGGCATATGCTGGCAACAAACactctcgctcccaaatgtttgatttgTTGCACCTGGTCCAAAAGTGGTTGCAGCCAGAGACTTCATCCAGTGAAATCCCTCAGCAAACCGGACATCTCCACTTTAAAGTACTGGGATACCCAAAGAGGGACAGGCTCACCACGGAGGTTGATTAGACCCACAAATGGGGGCGTCCCAATCCTGCAAGGTGTCCTCCAAGGCTGGTAGTGTCAGAATCCTGGACATGTAGCCATCTGGTGTCATGTGTCCCCTGTACCAATGGACTGCACCCTAGGAAGGCGCTGCTCCTATTATGCCTATCCGTCCTGCAGTGTGGACTGTAAACCCGGGGAGGGGCCGCAGTCATGTACCATGTCCATCAATGGAGTAATGGTTCTTGGACTTTTGGACTCTGGCAGTTTAGTGACCCTAATCAGTCCTATACTGCCTGTAAGGATAACGAGAACTGGGGATACAGATATCCCCCCACCGTGACAGAGCTTACACAGTTACAGCTCTCCAGCGCCCCCCTTACCcttaggtcagtcagggaactgcacctaggatagtcGCCAGAGAGGCAGCCCTGTCATGTActggttatcggggcactctgcagAGAAGGCGGTATATATATCACCAGGCTGGAAATATATATAGATtcctctaacgaggaactggtggcagcataccgttctggtgttattggggaatcctggcagtgacggaccggaggtgtgtaaaaaaaataaataaattaaaaaaattatatatattctcAAAAAATtaaggggaacactaaaatcccacatcctagatatcactcaattaaatattccagttgtaaatccttactcattacatagtggaatgtgttgagagcaataaaagctaaaaatgatcaaagtaaatcacaactaatatcccacggaggtctggagttgaaatgatgctcaaaatcaaagtggaaaatgaagttacaggctgatccaacttcagcggaaatgcctcaagacaaggaaattatgctcagtagtgtgtgtggcctccacgtgcctgtatgacctccctacaacgcctgggcatgctcctgatgaggtggcggatggtctcctgagggatatcctcccagacctggactaaagcatccaccaactcctggacagtctgtggtgcaacgtgacgttggtggatggtgcgaaacatgatgtcccagatgtgttcaatcggattcaggtctggggaacgggcgggccagtccatagcttccatgccttcatcttgcaggaactgctgatacactccagccacatgaggtctggcattgtcctgcattaggaggaagccagggccaaccgcaccagcatatggtctcacaaggggtctgaggatctcatctcggtacctaatggcaatcaggctacctctggcgagcacatggagggctgtgcagccctccaaagaaatgacaccccacaccattactgacccactgccaaagtggtcatgctgaaggatgttgcgggCAGCAGATCActttccatggcatctccagactcatgtctgtcacatgctcagtgtgaacctgctttcatctgtgaagagcacagggagccagtggcaaatgccaagcatcctgcacagtgttcggctgtgagcacaacccccatctggacgtcgggcactcagaccatcctcatggagtcggtttctaaccgtttgtgcagacatgcacatttgtggcctgctggaggtcattttgcagggctctggcagtggtcctcctgttcctccttgctcaAATGTTCAGGTAGCGgttttgccctcctacggcctgtctcctggtagcgcctccagcctctggacactacactgacagacacggcaaaccttcttgacacagctcgcattgatgtgcaattctggatgagctgcacgacctgagccacttgtgtgggttgtagagtccgtctcatgctaccacgagtgtgaaagcacaactaacattcaaaagtgaccaaaacatcagccagaaagcactggtactgagatgtagtctgcggtcctcacctgcagaaccattcctttattgagtgtgtcttgataattgccaataatttccatctgttgtccatttcatttgcccaacagcatgtgaaattgattgtcaaacagtgttgcttcctaagtggacagtttgatttcacag
This region of Ranitomeya imitator isolate aRanImi1 chromosome 1, aRanImi1.pri, whole genome shotgun sequence genomic DNA includes:
- the JKAMP gene encoding JNK1/MAPK8-associated membrane protein, with protein sequence MAADTGKACIGLYCGKPVLFSNGSNETFGECGACPRGEQIDSHSICRQCVGSPELYDWLYLGFMGMLPVILHWFFIEWYSGKKSSSAFFQHITALFECTVAALITLLVNDPIGYLHIRSCGVEKLSDWYTMLYNPSPDYVNTVHCTHEAVYPLYTIVFIYYAFSLVLMMLLRPLLIKKIACGLGKSDRFKSIYAALYFFPILTVIQAVGGGLLYYAFPYIILALSLITLAVYMSASEIETFKDLLVRKKRLVVLFSHWLIHAYGIISISRMDKLERDLPLLALVPGPTLFYLITAKFTDPSRIRLEEGSGH